A genomic region of Brevibacillus sp. JNUCC-41 contains the following coding sequences:
- a CDS encoding PstS family phosphate ABC transporter substrate-binding protein: MRRFKGMAMTVMMGGVIAVAAGCGSDDAKTSSGEGKGSSQLQGEVITDGSSTVFPIMEAVAEEYMGTQPDVKVSVGSSGTGGGFKKFIAGDTDLANASRPVKEEESALLDEKGVKYTELKLAFDGISIVANKDNEFIDSLTVEELQKLWVDNGKVKKWSDIRPEWPKEEIKFYSPGTDSGTYDYFNEVILEEKPMVENATLSEDDNVLVQGVEGDKNAIGFFGYAYYAENKDKLKIISIDNGKGAVEPTHETIKSGEYAPLSRPLFTYVANKSVAEKEQVADYTQFVIENAGELAEEVGYISLPEEEYQKDLDKLKELEK, translated from the coding sequence ATGAGACGTTTCAAAGGTATGGCAATGACTGTAATGATGGGTGGAGTAATTGCAGTAGCGGCAGGTTGTGGATCCGATGACGCTAAGACAAGCAGCGGTGAAGGAAAAGGATCTAGCCAACTGCAGGGAGAAGTTATTACGGATGGTTCTTCAACGGTCTTTCCAATCATGGAGGCAGTTGCTGAAGAATATATGGGTACACAGCCTGATGTGAAGGTTTCAGTTGGATCGTCAGGAACAGGTGGGGGATTCAAGAAATTCATCGCTGGTGATACCGACCTGGCCAATGCATCCCGTCCGGTCAAAGAAGAGGAAAGTGCCTTACTTGATGAAAAGGGAGTTAAATATACAGAATTGAAACTGGCATTTGACGGGATTTCAATCGTCGCCAATAAAGATAATGAATTCATCGATTCACTAACAGTCGAAGAGCTTCAAAAACTGTGGGTGGATAATGGAAAGGTGAAGAAATGGTCTGATATACGTCCTGAATGGCCGAAGGAAGAAATTAAATTCTACTCTCCGGGAACAGATTCAGGCACATATGATTATTTCAATGAAGTGATCCTTGAAGAAAAACCGATGGTGGAAAATGCTACGCTTTCAGAAGATGATAATGTCCTTGTACAAGGTGTTGAAGGTGATAAAAATGCGATTGGATTCTTCGGTTATGCCTACTATGCAGAAAATAAGGATAAGTTAAAGATCATTTCCATCGATAATGGCAAAGGCGCTGTTGAGCCAACACATGAAACGATCAAAAGTGGGGAGTATGCACCATTATCACGTCCACTTTTCACATATGTAGCTAATAAGTCTGTAGCTGAAAAGGAACAAGTCGCAGATTATACTCAATTCGTCATTGAAAATGCAGGAGAGCTTGCTGAAGAAGTGGGTTATATCAGCCTGCCGGAAGAAGAATACCAGAAAGATCTTGATAAATTAAAAGAACTGGAAAAATAA
- a CDS encoding peptidoglycan D,D-transpeptidase FtsI family protein: MNKKKKKKTHVPFRLNILFFLVFVLFSALILRLGVVQIVYGDDYRREIERTEEVTVNNSVPRGKMYDRNLKLMVDNQPLDAITYTRKQGTKQTEMVETAEKLAKLIEKETDKVTERDKKDFWILKNPKLAEKKITDKERKKVEEGEMEESDLYKLQIERITEEETKLSEKDLEVLAIYREFASGYALTPQIVKNKKVTKEEFAKVSENLDSLPGVDISTDWDRFYTYNKTLKSVLGKVSSSEEGLPSESLNYYLARDYSRNDRVGKSYIEAQYEDILQGQKAKVRNVTDKSGNVVDSEVVTEGSRGKDLILTVDMDLQLATEEIIEKQLIAKKRMGNTKFLDRAFVVMMDPDTGEVLTMAGKKYEKDPKTGKSSIEDFALGNITTSYTMGSAVKGATVLTGYQQGAIQPGTYFYDTKLKIKGTPAKGSYSNFGNINDLTALKVSSNVYMFRTAINIAGAHYVPNEPLNISSSAFSTMRNSFAQFGLGVRTGIDLPNEMSGFKGSETSPGKLLDLAIGQYDTYTPMQLVQYVSTIANGGNRMKPHMVKEIRDPVDNNEELGPVAEDVSPTVLNRLDMKEEWIERVQSGFDKVAMEQGGTAYKYFGNKSYTVAAKTGTAEAFYDGPNRLDYSEPQETMNITLVGYAPAKNPEVAFAVVVPWAYQGHTGHSMSKEIGEEIMDTYFELKKERAKKDKENTETSTDLKVENGKDVQKDQAEVRKSQENE; this comes from the coding sequence GTGAATAAAAAGAAAAAGAAAAAGACGCATGTGCCTTTCAGATTGAATATTCTTTTCTTTTTAGTGTTTGTTTTGTTTTCCGCTTTAATTTTACGCTTGGGTGTTGTACAGATTGTTTATGGTGATGATTACCGGCGTGAGATTGAAAGAACAGAGGAAGTGACCGTGAATAATTCGGTGCCCCGTGGGAAAATGTATGACCGGAATTTAAAATTGATGGTCGATAACCAACCACTGGATGCAATTACATATACACGAAAGCAAGGTACGAAACAAACCGAAATGGTGGAAACGGCCGAGAAACTCGCGAAGTTGATCGAAAAGGAAACAGACAAAGTGACTGAGCGCGATAAAAAGGATTTTTGGATTTTGAAAAATCCAAAGCTGGCCGAGAAAAAGATAACGGATAAAGAACGGAAAAAAGTGGAAGAGGGCGAGATGGAAGAAAGTGATTTGTATAAGCTTCAGATTGAACGGATTACTGAAGAAGAAACAAAGCTTTCGGAAAAAGATCTGGAAGTCCTTGCCATCTACAGGGAATTTGCAAGCGGATATGCCCTTACCCCGCAAATTGTGAAAAACAAGAAAGTAACAAAAGAAGAATTCGCCAAGGTGAGTGAAAACCTTGATTCTCTCCCAGGGGTCGATATATCTACAGATTGGGATCGTTTTTATACATATAATAAAACACTTAAATCTGTATTGGGTAAAGTTTCCTCATCTGAAGAAGGGTTGCCCAGTGAAAGCCTGAACTACTACCTTGCACGTGATTACAGCCGGAATGACCGTGTAGGTAAGAGTTATATTGAGGCGCAATATGAAGATATCCTCCAAGGTCAGAAAGCGAAAGTAAGGAATGTGACCGATAAATCAGGAAATGTCGTCGATTCCGAAGTGGTTACCGAAGGTTCGCGAGGAAAAGATCTTATATTGACCGTTGATATGGATTTACAGCTTGCAACAGAGGAAATCATTGAAAAGCAATTGATCGCCAAGAAAAGAATGGGTAACACGAAATTCTTGGACAGGGCCTTTGTCGTCATGATGGATCCCGATACAGGGGAAGTATTAACGATGGCTGGCAAGAAATATGAGAAGGACCCAAAAACGGGGAAATCCTCGATTGAGGACTTCGCATTAGGAAATATCACGACTTCCTATACGATGGGTTCTGCGGTTAAAGGTGCTACCGTTCTAACCGGTTATCAGCAAGGTGCGATCCAGCCGGGTACGTACTTTTATGATACGAAGTTGAAAATCAAAGGTACACCGGCCAAAGGTTCGTATAGTAACTTCGGAAACATAAATGATTTGACAGCATTGAAGGTTTCTTCGAACGTTTATATGTTCAGAACGGCAATTAATATTGCAGGTGCGCATTATGTGCCGAATGAGCCATTGAATATTAGTTCAAGCGCCTTTTCGACCATGCGGAATTCATTTGCCCAGTTTGGCTTGGGTGTCCGCACGGGGATTGATCTCCCGAATGAAATGAGCGGGTTCAAAGGCTCCGAAACATCTCCAGGTAAGCTGCTTGACCTTGCTATCGGACAGTATGATACGTACACACCGATGCAGCTCGTGCAATATGTTTCAACCATTGCGAATGGCGGTAACCGCATGAAGCCACATATGGTCAAGGAAATCCGCGATCCAGTTGATAATAATGAGGAATTGGGACCTGTTGCCGAAGACGTTTCACCGACTGTCCTTAATCGTCTTGATATGAAGGAAGAGTGGATTGAACGTGTTCAGAGCGGTTTCGATAAAGTGGCGATGGAACAAGGCGGAACGGCTTATAAGTATTTTGGGAATAAATCGTATACAGTTGCAGCTAAAACCGGAACGGCGGAAGCATTCTATGACGGCCCGAACCGGTTGGATTATAGCGAGCCCCAAGAAACGATGAACATCACGCTTGTTGGCTATGCCCCAGCCAAAAATCCGGAGGTCGCTTTTGCGGTCGTTGTACCGTGGGCATACCAAGGACATACAGGCCACAGCATGAGTAAAGAGATAGGTGAAGAAATTATGGATACTTATTTCGAACTGAAAAAAGAACGGGCTAAAAAGGATAAGGAAAATACAGAAACCTCGACTGATTTGAAAGTGGAGAATGGTAAAGACGTTCAAAAGGATCAGGCTGAAGTTAGGAAAAGCCAAGAAAATGAATAA
- a CDS encoding MFS transporter has product MGILERWLGEAGGKKDLHLLLFIGGLYSLSIALSNTFVNVYLWKQSGQIVDIAVYNLTVVLFQPLTFVFAGRLAKKVDRIIVLRLGVIFLALFYLSVLLVGTRATEFLWLLGGLLGIGYGFYWLAYNVLTFEITEPETRDFFNGFLGILSSFGGMVGPILSGFIISRLEKFTGYSIVFGLSLLLFSVAVFLSFSLKRRPAHGRYCFLRILQERKNNRNWLLITRAHFFQGIREGTFMFIISIIVFIQTESELALGSYGLLNSAISFVAYFLASRYIKQPMRKKAILIGGILLYAGVLLIAFDITFGKLLIYGAIVATAYPILLVPYISLTYDIIGRAWKAAEMRIEYIVVRELFVHIGRIVSISGFIISVMLFDLKQLLPIYLLIVGAGHTVIYWFVRKIDIIDQD; this is encoded by the coding sequence ATGGGTATTTTAGAGAGATGGTTGGGTGAAGCGGGAGGGAAGAAGGATCTGCACCTCCTTTTGTTTATTGGCGGACTGTACAGCCTAAGTATTGCTTTATCCAATACATTCGTTAATGTGTACTTGTGGAAACAATCCGGTCAAATTGTTGATATTGCCGTGTATAATCTAACCGTGGTGCTATTTCAACCGCTGACTTTTGTCTTTGCTGGCAGGCTGGCGAAAAAGGTTGATCGAATCATTGTTTTGCGTCTGGGTGTTATTTTTTTGGCCCTATTTTATTTATCAGTCCTATTGGTCGGCACACGGGCTACAGAATTCCTTTGGTTGCTTGGCGGACTGTTAGGAATTGGTTATGGGTTTTATTGGCTTGCCTATAATGTATTGACTTTTGAGATAACTGAACCGGAAACAAGAGATTTCTTCAATGGTTTTTTAGGGATTCTATCATCATTTGGGGGAATGGTCGGTCCGATTCTTTCAGGGTTCATCATTTCGAGGCTAGAAAAATTCACGGGTTATTCCATTGTATTCGGATTGTCTTTGCTTTTGTTTTCCGTTGCGGTGTTTCTTAGCTTTTCGTTAAAAAGACGTCCAGCGCATGGCAGATACTGTTTCCTTCGGATATTGCAGGAACGGAAAAATAATCGGAATTGGCTCTTGATTACTCGTGCTCACTTTTTTCAAGGGATACGAGAGGGCACATTCATGTTCATCATTTCGATTATCGTTTTCATTCAGACGGAAAGTGAACTTGCATTAGGGAGCTATGGACTGTTAAATTCGGCCATATCATTCGTTGCGTATTTTTTAGCTTCACGATATATAAAACAACCGATGCGAAAAAAAGCAATTCTTATTGGAGGAATCCTGTTGTATGCAGGGGTCTTATTGATTGCATTTGATATCACATTCGGGAAGCTTCTCATTTATGGGGCAATTGTCGCTACCGCTTATCCAATTCTTTTGGTCCCTTATATATCATTGACTTATGACATTATAGGCCGCGCTTGGAAAGCAGCGGAAATGAGGATTGAATATATCGTTGTCAGGGAACTGTTCGTTCATATTGGAAGGATTGTATCCATATCAGGATTCATAATTTCCGTCATGTTATTCGACCTAAAGCAATTACTGCCGATTTATCTGTTAATCGTCGGTGCAGGGCATACCGTGATATATTGGTTTGTACGAAAAATCGATATCATTGACCAAGATTGA